The following coding sequences are from one Strix uralensis isolate ZFMK-TIS-50842 chromosome 6, bStrUra1, whole genome shotgun sequence window:
- the CDCA7 gene encoding cell division cycle-associated protein 7 isoform X1, with amino-acid sequence MRRRAPPPRGRSRFGANLQFPGACPAAASMGPPRPQRRGCSGRKNFTAFRNTKLIPMETSSSSDDSCDSFGSDNFANTKCKFRSGIREELAKIFHEASDDESFCGFSENEIQGALKLESDSDENDTSAESKVPQRRQKCPIPLKVAMKFPLRRSGRRKGEMEPLPEKVMPAPDSDSDSEEKGAVFLEKRALNIKENKAMLAKLMAELQNVSGIFGGRKSLPAVSHGPKRLPRRTLPRSALRRNPDRSSRPHTRSRSLIEGPPTPLPEEEDDDRYILVRRRKMSDEYLEHEARTPRRGHRGAMAFPHIVRPVEEITAEELNNICGSARDKVYNRAMGSTCHQCRQKTTDTKTNCRNPDCIGVRGQFCGPCLRNRYGEDVRTALLDPTWRCPPCRGICNCSFCRQRDGRCATGVLVYLAKYHGYDNVHAYLKSLKQELGMED; translated from the exons AtgcgccgccgggccccgcccccccgcggtcGCAGCCGCTTTGGCGCGAACCTTCAGTTCCCCGGTGCttgccccgccgccgccagcatGGGTCCGCCGCGCCCGCAG CGCCGAGGTTGTTCAGGAAGGAAAAACTTCACCGCATTCCGAAATACGAAACTGATTCCCATGGAAACATCCTCATCCTCCGATGACAGTTGTGACAGTTTTGGTTCTGATAATTTTGCAAACACA aaatgcAAGTTTAGGTCGGGTATTAGAGAAGAACTGGCAAAAATTTTTCATGAAGCTTCTGATGATGAatccttctgtggcttttcagaaAATGAGATTCAAGGTGCATTG AAATTGGAATCAGATTCAGACGAGAATGATACAAGTGCTGAAAGTAAGGTACCTCAGAGAAGGCAGAAATGTCCTATTCCTCTAAAAGTAGCCATGAAGTTTCCACTTCGAAGAtcagggaggaggaagggtgagATGGAACCTCTTCCTGAAAAGGTGATGCCTGCTCCAGATTCAGACTCTGACTCTGAAGAAAAGGGTGCTGTGTTTTTAGAAAAAAGAGCTTTGaacataaaggaaaacaaagcaatg CTTGCAAAACTAATGGCTGAGTTGCAAAATGTTTCTGGTATCTTTGGTGGGAGAAAATCATTGCCAGCTGTCAGTCAT GGACCAAAGCGACTTCCAAGACGTACGTTGCCCAGAAGTGCTTTGAGGAGGAACCCAGATCGAAGTTCTCGGCCTCACACAAGATCCAGGTCCCTGATTGAAGGTCCTCCTACTCCTTTAccagaagaggaagatgatgacCGGTACATCTTagtgagaagaagaaagatgTCTGATGAGTACCTGGAG CATGAAGCCCGAACTCCCAGGAGGGGTCACCGTGGTGCCATGGCTTTTCCACACATTGTGCGCCCAGTTGAAGAGATAACAGCGGAAGAGCTGAATAATATTTGTGGATCTGCAAGAGATAAAGTATATAACAGGGCCATG GGATCCACCTGTCATCAGTGTCGCCAAAAAACCACAGACACCAAGACAAATTGTCGTAACCCTGATTGCATAGGGGTACGGGGCCAATTCTGTGGGCCATGCCTCCGCAATAGGTATGGGGAAGATGTCAGGACTGCGTTGTTGGATCCG ACCTGGAGGTGTCCACCATGTCGTGGAATCTGCAACTGTAGCTTCTGCAGACAGCGAGATGGCCGATGTGCTACAGGTGTCCTGGTCTATCTGGCCAAGTACCATGGCTATGACAATGTCCATGCCTACTTGAAAAG TCTGAAACAAGAACTCGGAATGGAAGACTGA
- the CDCA7 gene encoding cell division cycle-associated protein 7 isoform X2 — protein sequence METSSSSDDSCDSFGSDNFANTKCKFRSGIREELAKIFHEASDDESFCGFSENEIQGALKLESDSDENDTSAESKVPQRRQKCPIPLKVAMKFPLRRSGRRKGEMEPLPEKVMPAPDSDSDSEEKGAVFLEKRALNIKENKAMLAKLMAELQNVSGIFGGRKSLPAVSHGPKRLPRRTLPRSALRRNPDRSSRPHTRSRSLIEGPPTPLPEEEDDDRYILVRRRKMSDEYLEHEARTPRRGHRGAMAFPHIVRPVEEITAEELNNICGSARDKVYNRAMGSTCHQCRQKTTDTKTNCRNPDCIGVRGQFCGPCLRNRYGEDVRTALLDPTWRCPPCRGICNCSFCRQRDGRCATGVLVYLAKYHGYDNVHAYLKSLKQELGMED from the exons ATGGAAACATCCTCATCCTCCGATGACAGTTGTGACAGTTTTGGTTCTGATAATTTTGCAAACACA aaatgcAAGTTTAGGTCGGGTATTAGAGAAGAACTGGCAAAAATTTTTCATGAAGCTTCTGATGATGAatccttctgtggcttttcagaaAATGAGATTCAAGGTGCATTG AAATTGGAATCAGATTCAGACGAGAATGATACAAGTGCTGAAAGTAAGGTACCTCAGAGAAGGCAGAAATGTCCTATTCCTCTAAAAGTAGCCATGAAGTTTCCACTTCGAAGAtcagggaggaggaagggtgagATGGAACCTCTTCCTGAAAAGGTGATGCCTGCTCCAGATTCAGACTCTGACTCTGAAGAAAAGGGTGCTGTGTTTTTAGAAAAAAGAGCTTTGaacataaaggaaaacaaagcaatg CTTGCAAAACTAATGGCTGAGTTGCAAAATGTTTCTGGTATCTTTGGTGGGAGAAAATCATTGCCAGCTGTCAGTCAT GGACCAAAGCGACTTCCAAGACGTACGTTGCCCAGAAGTGCTTTGAGGAGGAACCCAGATCGAAGTTCTCGGCCTCACACAAGATCCAGGTCCCTGATTGAAGGTCCTCCTACTCCTTTAccagaagaggaagatgatgacCGGTACATCTTagtgagaagaagaaagatgTCTGATGAGTACCTGGAG CATGAAGCCCGAACTCCCAGGAGGGGTCACCGTGGTGCCATGGCTTTTCCACACATTGTGCGCCCAGTTGAAGAGATAACAGCGGAAGAGCTGAATAATATTTGTGGATCTGCAAGAGATAAAGTATATAACAGGGCCATG GGATCCACCTGTCATCAGTGTCGCCAAAAAACCACAGACACCAAGACAAATTGTCGTAACCCTGATTGCATAGGGGTACGGGGCCAATTCTGTGGGCCATGCCTCCGCAATAGGTATGGGGAAGATGTCAGGACTGCGTTGTTGGATCCG ACCTGGAGGTGTCCACCATGTCGTGGAATCTGCAACTGTAGCTTCTGCAGACAGCGAGATGGCCGATGTGCTACAGGTGTCCTGGTCTATCTGGCCAAGTACCATGGCTATGACAATGTCCATGCCTACTTGAAAAG TCTGAAACAAGAACTCGGAATGGAAGACTGA